One Triticum dicoccoides isolate Atlit2015 ecotype Zavitan chromosome 5B, WEW_v2.0, whole genome shotgun sequence genomic window carries:
- the LOC119307511 gene encoding uncharacterized protein LOC119307511 produces the protein MSHFAAMKSPVPVAAAAATDAKSPLFCPKPRRPVAPLRCHQSSHSDAGAGMDLLDLLLSKGDESNLSAASPQPPLFCGSPPRRASNPVVHDSRFGMDCPSSPLPWWPVMSPVTPAPVVVRPTPRPAGPPMSPRSSAGCARVFQPAVRVEGFDCLDGGRSGRGHGIAAMV, from the exons ATGAGCCACTTCGCCGCCATGAAGAGCCCCgtcccggtcgccgccgccgccgccaccgacgcgaaGAGCCCGCTCTTCTGCCCCAAGCCGCGCCGCCCGGTCGCGCCCCTCCGGTGCCACCAGAGTAGCCACTCCGACGCGGGCGCCGGCATGGATCTGCTCGACCTCCTCCTGTCAAAG GGCGATGAGAGCAATCTTTCGGCGGCGTCCCCGCAGCCGCCGTTGTTCTGTGGCTCGCCTCCGCGGCGGGCCTCGAACCCGGTGGTCCACGACAGCCGGTTCGGCATGGACTGTCCGTCCAGTCCCCTGCCGTGGTGGCCGGTGATGTCGCCGGTCACGCCAGCGCCGGTGGTGGTCCGTCCTACCCCACGCCCGGCGGGACCACCGATGTCGCCCCGTTCCTCGGCTGGGTGCGCTCGCGTGTTCCAGCCAGCCGTCCGCGTTGAGGGTTTTGACTGCCTCGACGGTGGCCGTAGCGGCCGTGGCCATGGCATCGCCGCCATGGTCTAG